Proteins found in one Streptococcus criceti HS-6 genomic segment:
- a CDS encoding CPBP family intramembrane glutamic endopeptidase yields the protein MKPNLFTETAKGRVTKYIAAAVPLAVLLFAAGQFLGIGIMEGIVKILSLFGLPAHWADIRTLTFLTYDIGVFIVFFSWVKWVEKRPISSMGLFKNRVGSELLKGWLWGGVMFTVIILLLGFLGIAQLDKINLTFPNFVFLIIFMLVWQIQSAGEELMTRGWLLPVLASHHRKVTAVSIVSLLFAVLHLLSPHITLISLLNASLFGLMMCLYVIGKGDLWGAFGLHAAWNCFQGSVFGVQVSGLSLVSSAIFKFKLTGPAYLTGGQFGIEGSLLTLLIYASVCLFLYLKIREEAAVAP from the coding sequence ATGAAACCTAATCTTTTTACTGAAACGGCAAAAGGCCGAGTGACTAAGTATATTGCGGCAGCGGTTCCTCTCGCAGTCCTTTTATTTGCTGCTGGTCAGTTTTTAGGAATTGGGATTATGGAAGGGATCGTTAAAATTCTATCTTTGTTTGGCTTACCAGCTCACTGGGCAGATATAAGAACGTTAACATTTTTAACCTATGATATAGGGGTATTCATTGTCTTTTTTAGCTGGGTAAAATGGGTAGAGAAACGTCCTATTTCCTCTATGGGGTTGTTTAAAAATCGGGTAGGATCAGAATTGCTGAAGGGCTGGCTCTGGGGCGGAGTCATGTTTACGGTTATCATTCTCTTACTTGGCTTTTTGGGGATAGCTCAACTTGATAAGATTAATCTGACTTTTCCAAACTTTGTCTTCCTAATTATTTTCATGCTTGTTTGGCAGATTCAAAGTGCTGGTGAAGAATTGATGACAAGGGGTTGGTTACTTCCAGTTCTTGCTAGTCATCATCGGAAGGTTACGGCAGTTTCTATCGTGTCACTTTTGTTTGCTGTGCTTCATTTATTGAGCCCTCACATTACTCTTATATCTTTGCTTAATGCCAGCCTTTTTGGCCTCATGATGTGCCTTTATGTGATTGGGAAAGGTGATCTTTGGGGTGCCTTTGGCCTTCATGCGGCTTGGAATTGTTTCCAAGGATCTGTTTTTGGGGTTCAAGTTTCGGGACTCAGTCTGGTTTCATCGGCTATTTTTAAGTTCAAGCTCACTGGTCCTGCCTATTTGACGGGTGGCCAGTTTGGTATCGAGGGGAGTTTGCTGACCTTGCTGATTTACGCATCGGTTTGTCTCTTCCTCTACTTGAAAATTCGGGAAGAGGCGGCAGTAGCGCCATAA